One genomic window of Caenorhabditis elegans chromosome I includes the following:
- the tmem-39 gene encoding uncharacterized protein (Partially confirmed by transcript evidence;~Product from WormBase gene class tmem; TMEM (human TransMEMbrane protein) homolog) has translation MPPRRRVPAPPPQAPSVPASIPRASGVTLSVHPIWPDIQFTQGELFFECTLFLYSVLALFLQYLNIYKTLWWLPKSYWHYSLKFHLINPYFLSCVGLLLGWRVTVCFWKTITEVIATISANQSQFIQSSLMIVEYAAIKTPVMTLIITSFLFSFNRVCHDFPSRSVLWFLFPILFYAFIFRSEIIGWLGRFREQIGKWRRREIEFSDVCERLSESPPAQIDLESVLHMCSDSPAQIREEIQVLIDDLVLRVKKSIFAGVSTAFLSIMLPCIFVPFKTSQGIPQKILINEVWECQLAIVVGLTAFSLYVAYLSPLNYLDLLHRAAIHLGSWHQIEGPRIGHTGSMSSAPTPWSEFCLYNDGETVQMPDGRCYRAKSSNSIRTVAAHPESSRHNTFFKVLRKPNNLINIMCSFEFLLIFIQFWMLVLTNDWQHIVTFVLLMFANYLLFAKLFKDKIILSRIYEPSQEDLLLMHQLQQER, from the exons ATGCCGCCTCGAAGACGAGTGCCGGCACCTCCACCACAAGCTCCTTCCGTGCCAGCTTCAATCCCAAGAGCGAGTGGTGTAACGCTTTCCGTCCATCCTATATGGCCGGATATTCAGTTCACACAAGGAGAGCTATTTTTCGAATGCACTTTGTTTTTATATTCAGTATTGGctttatttttacaatatctGAATATATACAAAACTCTTTGGTGGCTTCCGAAGTCGTATTGGCATTATTCACTT aaattccatCTCATAAATCCATATTTCCTGTCATGTGTTGGCCTTTTACTTGGCTGGAGGGTAACCGTCTGTTTCTGGAAAACG ATAACTGAAGTGATCGCCACAATATCCGCCAACCAGTCGCAGTTTATTCAGTCGAGCCTGATGATTGTAGAATATGCAGCAATTAAAACACCAGTGATGACACTGATCATTACGAGCTTCCTTTTCAGTTTTAATCGAGTCTGTCACGATTTTCCGAGTAGATCTGTGCTTTGGTTTTTATTTCC aatCTTATTCTACGCCTTCATTTTCCGATCTGAAATCATCGGATGGCTCGGACGGTTCCGTgaacaaattggaaaatggcgACGACGAGAAATCGAATTCTCAGATGTTTGTGAACGTCTTTCGGAGTCACCACCTGCCCAAATTGATTTAGAATCAGTATTACACATGTGCAGTGATAGTCCAGCTCAAATTCGTGAAGAGATTCAAGTTCTTATCGATGACCTGGTGCTCAGAGTCAAAAAAAGCATATTTGCAGGAGTTTCCACAGCGTTTCTCAGTATTATGCTTCCATGCATTTTCGTGCCC ttcaaaacaAGCCAAGGAATCCCACAAAAAATCCTCATCAACGAGGTATGGGAATGTCAACTTGCAATTGTCGTCGGATTGACTGCCTTCTCTCTCTACGTGGCATATCTATCTCCTCTAAATTATTTGGATCTTCTACACCGAGCAGCTATTCATCTCGGATCTTGGCATCAAATTGAAGGTCCACGAATTGGCCATACTGGAAGTATGAGCTCGGCTCCAACGCCATGGAGCGAGTTTTGTCTCTATAATGACGGAGAGACTGTTCAAATGCCGGACGGCAGGTGCTATCGAGCCAAATCTTCGAATTCGATAAGAACTGTGGCCGCACATCCGGAAAGTTCTCGGCATAACACTTTCTTT aaagtgCTCCGAAAACCGAACAATCTGATCAATATCATGTGCTCGTTCGAATTCCTGCTGATATTCATTCAATTCTGGATGCTTGTGCTCACCAACGACTGGCAACACATTGTCACCTTCGTGTTGCTCATGTTTGCGAATTACTTGCTCTTCGCCAAGCTTTTCAAAGACAAAATAATTCTGAGCCGGATCTACGAACCTTCTCAAGAGGATCTTCTCCTTATGCATCAACTTCAACAAGAACGATAA
- the rps-10 gene encoding Plectin/eS10 N-terminal domain-containing protein (Confirmed by transcript evidence) translates to MFIPKSHTKLIYEYLFNEGVTVAKKDFNAKTHPNIEGVSNLEVIKTLKSLASRELVKEQFAWRHYYWYLTDAGILYLREYLALPAEIVPATIKTKPREIRVPHEDRAPRAAQGEKGDREAYRTEKVTEAGPGGAPVYRAGFGRGAPPPQ, encoded by the exons ATGTTCATCCCGAAAAGCCACACCAAGCTCATCTATGAGTACCTCTTCAACGAGGGAGTGACTGTCGCCAAGAAAGACTTCAATGCCAAGACTCACCCAAACATCGAGGGAGTTTCCAACCTTGAGGTCATCAAGACTTTGAAG TCTCTTGCCTCCCGCGAGTTGGTTAAGGAGCAATTTGCCTGGCGCCACTACTACTGGTACTTGACCGACGCCGGAATCTTGTACCTCCGTGAGTACCTCGCTCTTCCAGCTGAGATCGTCCCAGCCACCATCAAGACCAAGCCAAGAGAGATCCGTGTCCCACACGAGGATAGAGCCCCACGCGCCG ctcAAGGCGAGAAGGGAGACCGTGAAGCCTACAGAACCGAGAAGGTCACCGAGGCTGGACCAGGAGGAGCCCCAGTCTACAGAGCCGGATTCGGCCGTGGAGCCCCACCACCACAATAA
- the tmem-39 gene encoding uncharacterized protein (Partially confirmed by transcript evidence;~Product from WormBase gene class tmem; TMEM (human TransMEMbrane protein) homolog): MPPRRRVPAPPPQAPSVPASIPRASGVTLSVHPIWPDIQFTQGELFFECTLFLYSVLALFLQYLNIYKTLWWLPKSYWHYSLKFHLINPYFLSCVGLLLGWRVTVCFWKTITEVIATISANQSQFIQSSLMIVEYAAIKTPVMTLIITSFLFSFNRVCHDFPSRSVLWFLFPILFYAFIFRSEIIGWLGRFREQIGKWRRREIEFSDVCERLSESPPAQIDLESVLHMCSDSPAQIREEIQVLIDDLVLRVKKSIFAGVSTAFLSIMLPCIFVPFKTSQGIPQKILINEVWECQLAIVVGLTAFSLYVAYLSPLNYLDLLHRAAIHLGSWHQIEGPRIGHTGSMSSAPTPWSEFCLYNDGETVQMPDGRCYRAKSSNSIRTVAAHPESSRHNTFFCSENRTI, from the exons ATGCCGCCTCGAAGACGAGTGCCGGCACCTCCACCACAAGCTCCTTCCGTGCCAGCTTCAATCCCAAGAGCGAGTGGTGTAACGCTTTCCGTCCATCCTATATGGCCGGATATTCAGTTCACACAAGGAGAGCTATTTTTCGAATGCACTTTGTTTTTATATTCAGTATTGGctttatttttacaatatctGAATATATACAAAACTCTTTGGTGGCTTCCGAAGTCGTATTGGCATTATTCACTT aaattccatCTCATAAATCCATATTTCCTGTCATGTGTTGGCCTTTTACTTGGCTGGAGGGTAACCGTCTGTTTCTGGAAAACG ATAACTGAAGTGATCGCCACAATATCCGCCAACCAGTCGCAGTTTATTCAGTCGAGCCTGATGATTGTAGAATATGCAGCAATTAAAACACCAGTGATGACACTGATCATTACGAGCTTCCTTTTCAGTTTTAATCGAGTCTGTCACGATTTTCCGAGTAGATCTGTGCTTTGGTTTTTATTTCC aatCTTATTCTACGCCTTCATTTTCCGATCTGAAATCATCGGATGGCTCGGACGGTTCCGTgaacaaattggaaaatggcgACGACGAGAAATCGAATTCTCAGATGTTTGTGAACGTCTTTCGGAGTCACCACCTGCCCAAATTGATTTAGAATCAGTATTACACATGTGCAGTGATAGTCCAGCTCAAATTCGTGAAGAGATTCAAGTTCTTATCGATGACCTGGTGCTCAGAGTCAAAAAAAGCATATTTGCAGGAGTTTCCACAGCGTTTCTCAGTATTATGCTTCCATGCATTTTCGTGCCC ttcaaaacaAGCCAAGGAATCCCACAAAAAATCCTCATCAACGAGGTATGGGAATGTCAACTTGCAATTGTCGTCGGATTGACTGCCTTCTCTCTCTACGTGGCATATCTATCTCCTCTAAATTATTTGGATCTTCTACACCGAGCAGCTATTCATCTCGGATCTTGGCATCAAATTGAAGGTCCACGAATTGGCCATACTGGAAGTATGAGCTCGGCTCCAACGCCATGGAGCGAGTTTTGTCTCTATAATGACGGAGAGACTGTTCAAATGCCGGACGGCAGGTGCTATCGAGCCAAATCTTCGAATTCGATAAGAACTGTGGCCGCACATCCGGAAAGTTCTCGGCATAACACTTTCTTT tgCTCCGAAAACCGAACAATCTGA
- the nssp-4 gene encoding uncharacterized protein (Confirmed by transcript evidence): MVLNYRVFAFLLLVLILENASASEQASTNDVATGVSGEKPDVIIKLIKRGAAERLSDSSNEQPRDKRKSSSRKSKGRKVGKK, from the exons ATGGTTCTGAACTACCGAGTGTTTGCTTTTCTATTGcttgttttaattttgg AGAACGCGTCAGCTTCCGAACAAGCCTCCACTAATGACGTGGCAACTGGAGTGTCTGGTGAGAAGCCTGATGTCATTATCAAACTGATAAAAAGAG gcgCCGCGGAAAGGCTTTCCGATAGTTCGAATGAGCAGCCGAGAGATAAGAGGAAGAGCAGCAGCCGGAAGAGCAAGGGacgaaaagttggaaaaaagtga
- the D1007.10 gene encoding Gustatory receptor (Confirmed by transcript evidence): MRTLRIAQYSVLTVGFAIYMYRLIEEIPIDIRNLNSDSLEGIINSDELCDVTVSNRNRGLLVRNDSLDLDILKAKFTTFFSKRYLTRFLSEQVPFLHVIDEALLVKRFVMCACFMVFCLTVIWFLVIRRMGNLIKRLSVLNQLEDAESVEWARCIREFTQEKLAVLCFCIVPPFAQTDNKHYIDFGEYVRDTFALRSRCTDLTLFACWYCFIAICHVATNTIFSRYVKTIHLVQRPLKTRIRGQAVFLVQFFTMNSIAALAAILFGAAGLSFMFIHFNYAAILFLESYRVFVRSLFVLGRLSVSTSTARMNDIEEQKHLSDEEITDLIVNSQKRIGKYLNFRNIYITSTVFVTFLLNILYAITGLLINRKMLAFGFAIGANQVIDDILNGREYGSTELL; this comes from the exons ATGAGGACTCTTCGAATAGCCCAGTACAGTGTTCTTACTGTTGGGTTCGCCATTTATATGTACCGACTGATTGAAGAAATTCCGATAGACATAAGGAATTTAAATTCGGATTCTCTCGAGGGGATCATCAACTCCGATGAACTATGTGATGTCACCGTCAGCAATAGGAATCGTGGGCTTTTAGTTCGAAACGACTCTTTAGatcttgatattttgaaagcaaaattcactacatttttcagcaaaagaTA tctCACTCGATTTCTAAGCGAACAAGTTCCTTTTCTGCACGTGATCGATGAAGCTCTTCTCGTGAAACGATTTGTGATGTGTGCATGCTTTATGGTATTCTGTTTAACAGTGATCTGGTTTCTGGTGATTCGAAGAATGGGAAATCTCATTAAAAGATTGTCAGTGCTGAATCAGCTGGAAGATGCGGAATCTGTTGAATGGGCGAGATGCATCAGAGAGTTTACACAAGAAAAGCTCGCAGTACTGTGCTTTTGCATAGTTCCACCGTTTGCACAGACGGATAA TAAACACTACATCGACTTCGGTGAATACGTTCGTGATACTTTTGCCCTTCGTTCTCGATGCACCGATTTGACATTATTCGCTTGTTGGTACTGTTTCATTGCAATCTGCCACGTGGCAACGAACACAATTTTCAGTCGATATGTCaag ACGATACATCTAGTTCAAAGGCCGTTAAAAACTAGAATACGAGGCCAAGCCGTGTTTcttgtgcaatttttcacgATGAATTCTATCGCAGCACTCGCTGCAATACTTTTTGGAGCCGCTGGACTTAGCTTCATGTTTATTCACTTTAATTATGCAgctattttgtttttggag agCTATCGAGTATTTGTTCGATCCTTATTTGTGCTCGGTCGGCTATCAGTAAGCACTTCAACTGCTCGAATGAATGATATTGAAGAACAG aaacactTATCAGACGAAGAGATTACTGATTTGATTGTGAACAGCCAGAaaagaattggaaaatatttgaatttccggaaTATCTACATAACCTCTACGGTTTTCGTCACTTTTCTTCTCAATATTTTATATGCG ATCACGGGTCTCTTGattaatcgaaaaatgctTGCCTTCGGATTCGCGATCGGAGCCAACCAAGTTATCGATGATATTCTTAACGGGAGAGAATACGGTTCGACCGAATTATTGTAA
- the D1007.4 gene encoding AD domain-containing protein (Confirmed by transcript evidence) — protein MSNDQIWDLLGHQIQIELDTGDVRRQESTTGHLMTRDPVSQSLLIAKIEENSTSIKSIEWIPSCSVKSIRKLKNTENPEIHVAIEKYFENDGIEGGSSGAEDSEEDIKKRAHRVVNYLKSHHLDVVEKPNGTYIIAGTVRFERPYHNANLYCDIPIVLKRILKLVEEI, from the exons ATGTCTAATGATCAAATTTGGGACCTTCTCGGACaccaaattcaaattgaacttGACACGGGTGACGTCAGAAGACAAGAATCTACGACAGGACACTTGATGACAAGGGATCCTGTTAGCCAATCGCTATTAATtgcgaaaattgaagaaaatt CTACTTCAATTAAATCGATTGAATGGATACCAAGCTGCTCCGTGAAATCGAtcagaaaacttaaaaataccGAAAACCCGGAAATCCACGTGGCAATCGAGAAATACTTCGAGAATGACGGAATAGAAGGCGGTAGCAGTGGAGCTGAAGATTCAGAGGAAGATATCAAGAAGAGAGCTCATCGAGTGGTTAACTATCTGAAATCTCATCATTTGGATGTGGTCGAGAAGCCTAATGGCACATACATCATCGCTGGAACTGTTCGATTTGAGAGACCCTACCATAATGCAAACCTTTATTGTGACATTCCAATTGTACTGAaacgaattttgaaacttgttGAAGAAATCTAA
- the D1007.3 gene encoding uncharacterized protein (Confirmed by transcript evidence) codes for MSPNSPSSSICCCSRYFRRSSSSQQQQQQNLENIQSTQLEPIEIKVNGQSHLMIPHVAIRPSNTQPAQTAIAEIPVPLATDTLSEINVDIFETARTSRTFSDGKLHPMKDLIRMIRIEEGLDVTPRPDPLPLQVSAVQPSSSTAVQMPTIPEIPEIPEIRRKHSKPRKAVFNEDGDITTRSIASHPRENHLPVYTITNSRKLSAESIGVPVATIPQSHSRAMVRSSPITRQINSAPQIITAFVAFTYACITTIFTSFTNFFSKK; via the exons atgtCTCCAAATAGTCCATCCTCATCAATATGTTGTTGTTCTCGATATTTCCGAAGATCTTCTTCTTcccaacaacaacaacaacaaaatcttgaaaatattcaaagtaCTCAGTTAGAACCAATTGAAATCAAAGTAAATGGTCAGTCACATCTGATGATTCCTCACGTGGCAATTCGACCATCAAATACCCAACCAGCTCAAACTGCGATCGCAGAAATTCCAGTACCTCTGGCGACAGATACCTTGTCTGAAATTAATGTGGATATTTTTGAGACCGCTAGAACTTCCAGGACGTTTTCTGATGG GAAGCTTCATCCAATGAAAGATCTAATTCGAATGATTCGAATTGAAGAGGGTCTCGACGTGACACCACGACCTGATCCATTACCACTTCAAGTATCCGCTGTTCAACCAA gtTCGTCGACTGCTGTTCAAATGCCAACAATTCCCGAAATACCAGAAATTCCTGAGATCAGGAGGAAACATTCGAAACCACGAAAAGCAGTTTTCAATGAGGATGGGGATATAACTACAAGAAGTATAGCAAGTCATCCCAGAGAGAACCATTTGCCCGTTTATAC AATAACCAATTCTCGCAAGCTATCAGCGGAAAGTATTGGTGTTCCAGTCGCAACAATCCCGCAATCACATTCTCGAGCTATGGTCCGTTCATCTCCAATCACTCGCCAAATAAATTCAGCACCTCAAATAATCACTGCTTTTGTTGCGTTTACCTATGCATGCATTACAACCATTTTCACAtcttttactaattttttttcaaaaaagtga
- the col-52 gene encoding Collagen triple helix repeat protein (Confirmed by transcript evidence) produces MVPADTYQSVLASEHHLPDAVAAVDGSSLGSINGVDVRKKEKLVKSRKKLEKKKNYLEICLADCQRKSKNCPEGPPGIPGKPGKDGIPGEPGVNGTNGFSGISVLVANGCIQCHIGKPGPRGKRGKRGKKGKDGKNGISVKAVIGLPGPTGEVGWQGYPGFPGPVGPVGPPGNNKNRYIGLPGPRGRAGRKGYQGAQGNAGFIYNTGIIGPSGRSGKNGLNGRTGATGHPGHTGRPGRDGNYCECPPMSRRNPFYNLLSA; encoded by the exons ATGGTTCCTGCGGACACCTATCAAA GCGTTCTAGCATCAGAACATCATCTTCCAGATGCGGTTGCGGCAGTTGATGGAAGCTCACTGGGTTCTATAAATGGGGTGGATGTGAGGAAAAAGGAGAAATTGGTGAAAAGTCGAAAGAAGttggagaaaaagaagaattatTTGGAGATATGTTTGGCAG attgccaacgaaaaagtaaaaattgtcCAGAAGGCCCACCAGGCATCCCTGGAAAACCAGGAAAAGACGGAATACCAGGTGAACCTGGAGTTAACGGGACTAACGGGTTCTCTGGAATCAGTGTTCTTGTTGCAAATGGATGTATTCAATGCCATATCGGGAAACCGGGGCCACGTGGCAAAAGGGGGAAACGAGGAAAGAAGGGAAAAGACgggaaaaatggaatatcggTGAAAGCGGTGATTGGATTACCCGGGCCAACTGGGGAGGTTGGATGGCAAGGTTACCCGGGATTTCCTGGACCAGTTGGACCAGTTGGGCCACctggaaataataaaaatcgatatattggTCTACCGGGGCCACGTGGAAGAGCTGGACGAAAAGGATATCAAGGAGCACAGGGAAATGCGGGATTTA tttacaACACCGGGATCATTGGTCCTAGTGGACGATCTGGCAAGAATGGATTGAATGGAAGGACTGGGGCAACTGGGCAT ccaggACACACGGGCCGTCCCGGACGAGATGGAAACTACTGCGAGTGTCCGCCAATGTCGCGACGAAATCCATTTTACAATTTGTTGTCAGCTTAA
- the nssp-5 gene encoding uncharacterized protein (Confirmed by transcript evidence) produces the protein MPGLIGLGLLILLGFHVTYSTQCDCNSSCAIYTSPVQCVRCCTHYVKRRSLPLHPAHRKRQFLLTESTKIKHPIWRRPVEPMVEESLPRLIRLLLRKPL, from the coding sequence ATGCCTGGGCTCATCGGTTTGGGTCTTCTGATACTTCTCGGATTCCACGTCACCTACAGTACCCAATGCGATTGTAATTCATCCTGTGCAATTTATACGTCACCAGTTCAATGTGTCCGTTGTTGCACACATTATGTGAAACGAAGATCTCTCCCACTTCATCCCGCTCATCGAAAACGGCAGTTTTTGCTCACTGAAAGCACGAAAATCAAGCATCCGATATGGAGACGGCCTGTGGAACCAATGGTAGAAGAGTCATTGCCACGTTTAATTCGTCTTTTACTCAGAAAACCGCTTTAA
- the D1007.10 gene encoding PH domain-containing protein (Confirmed by transcript evidence), with protein sequence MRTLRIAQYSVLTVGFAIYMYRLIEEIPIDIRNLNSDSLEGIINSDELCDVTVSNRNRGLLVRNDSLDLDILKAKFTTFFSKR encoded by the coding sequence ATGAGGACTCTTCGAATAGCCCAGTACAGTGTTCTTACTGTTGGGTTCGCCATTTATATGTACCGACTGATTGAAGAAATTCCGATAGACATAAGGAATTTAAATTCGGATTCTCTCGAGGGGATCATCAACTCCGATGAACTATGTGATGTCACCGTCAGCAATAGGAATCGTGGGCTTTTAGTTCGAAACGACTCTTTAGatcttgatattttgaaagcaaaattcactacatttttcagcaaaagaTAG
- the rpl-24 gene encoding Large ribosomal subunit protein eL24 (Confirmed by transcript evidence): protein MKVETCVYSGYKIHPGHGKRLVRTDGKVQIFLSGKALKGAKLRRNPRDIRWTVLYRIKNKKGTHGQEQVTRKKTKKSVQVVNRAVAGLSLDAILAKRNQTEDFRRQQREQAAKIAKDANKAVRAAKAAANKEKKASQPKTQQKTAKNVKTAAPRVGGKR, encoded by the exons ATGAAGGTCGAAACCTGCGTTTACTCCGGATACAAGATCCACCCAGGACACGGAAAGAGACTTGTCCGTACTGACGGAAAG gtcCAAATCTTCCTCAGTGGAAAGGCACTCAAGGGAGCCAAGCTTCGCCGTAACCCACGTGACATCAGATGGACTGTCCTCTACAGAATCAAGAACAAGAAG GGAACCCACGGACAAGAGCAAGTCACCAGAAAGAAGACCAAGAAGTCCGTCCAGGTTGTTAACCGCGCCGTCGCTGGACTTTCCCTTGATGCTATCCTTGCCAAGAGAAACCAGACCGAAGACTTCCGTCGCCAACAGCGTGAACAAGCCGCTAAGATCGCCAAGGATGCCAACAAGGCTGTCCGTGCCGCCAAGGCTGCTGCCAACAAG GAAAAGAAGGCCTCTCAGCCAAAGACCCAGCAAAAGACCGCCAAGAATGTGAAGACTGCTGCTCCACGTGTCGGAGGAAAGCGATAA
- the D1007.10 gene encoding 7TM_GPCR_Srx domain-containing protein (Partially confirmed by transcript evidence), which produces MHEKCANKPISTGGDCVASNTLCNVHFQNLVFPKHYIDFGEYVRDTFALRSRCTDLTLFACWYCFIAICHVATNTIFSRYVKTIHLVQRPLKTRIRGQAVFLVQFFTMNSIAALAAILFGAAGLSFMFIHFNYAAILFLESYRVFVRSLFVLGRLSVSTSTARMNDIEEQKHLSDEEITDLIVNSQKRIGKYLNFRNIYITSTVFVTFLLNILYAITGLLINRKMLAFGFAIGANQVIDDILNGREYGSTELL; this is translated from the exons ATGCACGAGAAGTGCGCCAACAAACCGATTTCCACTGGAGGAGACTGTGTCGCGTCGAATACGTTGTGTAAtgtgcattttcagaatttagtgttccc TAAACACTACATCGACTTCGGTGAATACGTTCGTGATACTTTTGCCCTTCGTTCTCGATGCACCGATTTGACATTATTCGCTTGTTGGTACTGTTTCATTGCAATCTGCCACGTGGCAACGAACACAATTTTCAGTCGATATGTCaag ACGATACATCTAGTTCAAAGGCCGTTAAAAACTAGAATACGAGGCCAAGCCGTGTTTcttgtgcaatttttcacgATGAATTCTATCGCAGCACTCGCTGCAATACTTTTTGGAGCCGCTGGACTTAGCTTCATGTTTATTCACTTTAATTATGCAgctattttgtttttggag agCTATCGAGTATTTGTTCGATCCTTATTTGTGCTCGGTCGGCTATCAGTAAGCACTTCAACTGCTCGAATGAATGATATTGAAGAACAG aaacactTATCAGACGAAGAGATTACTGATTTGATTGTGAACAGCCAGAaaagaattggaaaatatttgaatttccggaaTATCTACATAACCTCTACGGTTTTCGTCACTTTTCTTCTCAATATTTTATATGCG ATCACGGGTCTCTTGattaatcgaaaaatgctTGCCTTCGGATTCGCGATCGGAGCCAACCAAGTTATCGATGATATTCTTAACGGGAGAGAATACGGTTCGACCGAATTATTGTAA